One Lachnospiraceae bacterium C1.1 genomic region harbors:
- a CDS encoding HAD hydrolase-like protein, which yields MNNYKAALFDMDGTLFNTKRGIVKALRMAIEEYGLEPLKESEEEQFIGPPIQKTVESFYKISEERAIECADLFRKYYREKDFVIECDLYDGMTDCLKKLKDNGVKLGIASLKKEDMVLRICDTYNITGYFDSIHGTDARDNLSKSDIIHICMNESGISENSEAVMIGDTRFDAMGAEEAGVPFLGVTYGFGFHSAEDVNAYKNIGAAASPMSITEFFINN from the coding sequence ATGAATAATTATAAGGCCGCGCTATTTGATATGGACGGAACCCTTTTTAATACAAAAAGAGGTATTGTAAAGGCACTCAGGATGGCAATAGAGGAATATGGACTGGAGCCTTTAAAAGAGTCTGAGGAAGAGCAGTTTATAGGACCGCCGATACAGAAAACTGTAGAGAGCTTTTATAAGATAAGTGAAGAGAGAGCAATAGAATGCGCGGATCTTTTCAGAAAATATTACAGAGAAAAGGACTTTGTTATTGAATGCGATCTCTATGATGGGATGACAGATTGTCTTAAAAAGCTTAAAGATAATGGGGTTAAGTTAGGTATTGCATCACTAAAAAAAGAGGATATGGTATTGAGGATCTGTGATACCTATAATATAACAGGTTATTTTGACAGTATTCATGGAACAGATGCCCGTGACAATCTTTCAAAATCTGATATAATCCATATCTGCATGAATGAAAGCGGGATCAGTGAAAACAGCGAAGCGGTTATGATAGGAGATACAAGATTTGATGCAATGGGGGCTGAAGAGGCTGGTGTACCATTCCTTGGAGTTACCTATGGTTTTGGATTCCATTCTGCAGAGGATGTTAACGCTTATAAAAATATAGGCGCAGCGGCTTCACCAATGTCAATTACGGAATTTTTTATTAATAATTGA
- a CDS encoding thiamine pyrophosphate-binding protein, translating into MKISEYIADFLVSRGVTDVFTITGGAAMHLNDALGHKEGLKCTYNHNEQATTIMAEAYARLTGRVAAVCVTAGPGSTNAVSGVYGAYVDSIPMIVFSGQAKRETMVTASEAPLRQLGDQECRITEMVSSITKCAVTITNPNEIRYQLEKAWFLANNGRKGPVWIDVPLDIQGTVVYPDELTGFDSRNTEKVERPYYDKSYTDKILEKIHEARRPVILAGEGIRQGDAYKVFLDCTDALKIPVVTAWNANDLLWDENQYYAGLPGTVGTRGGNFVVQNADLLLVLGCRMNLRIISYNKFQFAENAYKIVVDIDANELKKPTVKIDMPIHADVKDVCRSLRNCIDEEVGDHSEWLKWCREINKRYPAVLPEYSEKAEPMNPYPFLRGLSEHLGDTDVIVCGNGAACVQTFQAFHMKKGERIFTNSGSASMGYGYPAAIGAAVARKGKRVICIDGDGSFMMNLQELETVVYNKLNIKLVLLNNNGYHSIRQTQTNLFRGRSYVGIDSESGVSFPDYSKIADAFGIKYIRIDSLNGMDDKLEEALSGDEPVFIEAMVDPAQNFEPKLSSKVLPDGTITSAACDDMFPFLPREEYEAVRAEAQKI; encoded by the coding sequence ATGAAAATTTCAGAGTACATTGCGGATTTTCTGGTATCTAGAGGAGTAACCGATGTATTTACCATAACAGGTGGTGCTGCTATGCACCTGAATGATGCATTGGGACACAAGGAAGGGCTTAAGTGCACGTATAACCACAATGAGCAGGCAACTACAATTATGGCTGAAGCATATGCCAGACTGACAGGAAGAGTTGCTGCTGTATGTGTGACAGCAGGCCCGGGAAGTACTAATGCAGTGTCAGGTGTTTATGGTGCTTATGTTGATTCTATTCCCATGATCGTTTTTTCAGGTCAGGCAAAAAGAGAGACAATGGTTACGGCATCAGAGGCACCTCTTAGACAGTTAGGCGATCAGGAATGCAGAATAACCGAAATGGTCAGCTCAATTACAAAATGTGCAGTTACTATCACTAATCCGAATGAGATACGTTATCAGTTGGAGAAGGCATGGTTCCTTGCAAATAACGGAAGAAAGGGACCCGTCTGGATCGATGTTCCGCTTGATATTCAGGGAACTGTGGTTTATCCTGATGAACTTACAGGCTTTGACAGCAGAAATACAGAAAAGGTTGAGAGACCTTATTATGATAAGTCTTATACTGATAAGATCCTCGAAAAGATCCATGAGGCAAGGAGACCGGTAATCCTTGCAGGTGAAGGAATACGTCAGGGTGATGCCTACAAGGTTTTTCTTGATTGTACGGATGCATTAAAGATTCCTGTTGTTACTGCATGGAATGCGAATGATCTTTTATGGGACGAAAATCAGTATTATGCAGGACTGCCCGGAACTGTAGGTACAAGAGGCGGAAATTTTGTCGTTCAGAATGCAGATCTGTTACTCGTTCTTGGATGCAGAATGAACTTAAGGATCATAAGCTATAATAAATTCCAGTTCGCAGAAAATGCATATAAAATTGTAGTAGACATAGATGCAAACGAGCTTAAAAAGCCTACGGTTAAGATTGATATGCCCATTCATGCCGACGTCAAGGACGTTTGCAGGAGTTTGAGGAACTGCATTGATGAGGAAGTCGGAGATCACAGCGAATGGCTTAAATGGTGCCGCGAGATAAATAAACGTTATCCGGCAGTTCTTCCTGAATACTCAGAAAAAGCTGAACCGATGAATCCCTATCCATTCCTCAGAGGACTTTCAGAGCATCTTGGAGACACAGATGTTATAGTTTGTGGTAATGGTGCTGCATGTGTACAGACATTCCAGGCTTTTCATATGAAGAAGGGTGAAAGGATATTTACCAACTCTGGAAGTGCATCAATGGGATACGGATACCCGGCAGCAATAGGAGCAGCGGTTGCACGTAAGGGTAAGAGAGTTATCTGTATAGATGGTGACGGCAGCTTTATGATGAATCTGCAGGAACTTGAGACAGTAGTTTATAACAAACTCAATATAAAGCTTGTATTGCTGAATAATAATGGATATCATTCAATAAGACAGACTCAGACGAATCTTTTCAGAGGAAGATCTTATGTCGGTATAGACTCAGAATCCGGTGTAAGCTTCCCTGATTACTCCAAAATAGCTGACGCGTTTGGAATAAAGTATATAAGAATCGATTCGCTGAATGGAATGGATGATAAGCTGGAAGAAGCTCTTTCCGGTGATGAACCGGTATTTATCGAGGCTATGGTCGATCCTGCACAGAACTTTGAACCAAAGCTTTCATCAAAGGTACTTCCGGATGGAACTATTACATCTGCTGCCTGTGACGATATGTTTCCTTTCCTTCCAAGAGAAGAGTATGAAGCTGTAAGGGCTGAGGCACAGAAGATTTAA
- a CDS encoding glycosyltransferase family 2 protein — MSEKKKKISIMIPCYNEVENVGPMSEVIVDIMTKQLQRYDYELIFIDNHSEDGTREKLEEICAGNHNIKAILNVTNFGQFNSPFYAMCQTSGDAVISMSCDFQDPPEMIPQYVEQWEKGYKIVSAIKTTSKENSFIFFMRKCYYKLIKNMSTVKMIENFTGTGLYDKSFIDLLRELDDPIPYLRGIVAEYNFKRKEIPFEQPKRRAGTTSNNFYSLYDAAMLSITSYTKVGLRIATFIGFFAGVISFIIALVYLFLKLTNWYHFSAGYAPMVIGVFLIGSLQLFFIGLLGEYILNINTRIMHRPLVVEERRINFETGDESRNETGRIISDKR; from the coding sequence ATGAGTGAAAAGAAAAAGAAAATAAGTATAATGATTCCCTGCTACAATGAAGTAGAGAACGTTGGACCGATGAGTGAAGTCATAGTCGATATTATGACAAAGCAGCTTCAGAGATATGACTATGAGCTTATATTTATCGATAACCATTCAGAAGATGGAACAAGAGAAAAACTGGAAGAAATATGTGCCGGAAATCATAATATCAAGGCGATACTGAATGTTACAAACTTCGGTCAGTTTAATTCTCCTTTTTATGCTATGTGCCAGACAAGCGGTGACGCAGTGATTTCCATGAGCTGTGATTTTCAGGATCCGCCGGAAATGATTCCGCAATATGTCGAGCAGTGGGAAAAGGGATATAAGATCGTCAGTGCCATAAAGACTACCAGTAAAGAAAACAGTTTTATTTTCTTTATGCGTAAATGTTATTATAAACTGATAAAGAATATGTCGACTGTAAAGATGATCGAGAATTTTACGGGAACAGGTCTTTATGATAAGTCATTTATTGATCTTTTGAGAGAACTTGATGATCCTATTCCTTATCTCAGAGGTATAGTTGCGGAATATAATTTCAAGCGCAAGGAAATTCCTTTTGAACAGCCTAAAAGGCGCGCAGGAACAACCAGCAATAATTTTTATTCTCTATATGATGCAGCGATGCTCTCTATTACATCATATACAAAAGTTGGACTTCGTATTGCAACATTCATAGGTTTCTTTGCGGGAGTTATCAGTTTTATAATTGCTTTGGTTTACTTATTTTTGAAGTTGACAAACTGGTATCATTTTAGTGCAGGATATGCCCCGATGGTAATTGGTGTATTCCTTATAGGTTCTTTGCAGCTCTTTTTCATAGGGCTTTTGGGCGAATATATTTTGAATATAAATACCCGAATTATGCACAGACCGCTTGTTGTAGAAGAACGAAGAATTAATTTTGAGACCGGGGATGAGAGCAGAAATGAGACTGGACGTATTATATCAGATAAACGATAA
- a CDS encoding glycosyltransferase family 8 protein → MRLDVLYQINDKYAPYCGVSMTSLFENNKHMEEIRVFILGEKLSSSSESKFRLLAAKYKRSICFINTEKLMVMMRQLKMPTYRGSYAANMRLFLPYVLGDDIDRILYLDADTIVTGMLDELLIMPMEGHPLAMSLDSLVRMHKSRLGFTQADYYYNSGVILFSMKQWREMRCSERICNHVKNVRAWYPSPDQDLLNVVLKGEILKLPPEYNLQPAYLAFSLKDYFATFGGRGFYKRKEIQDAISAPRIYHFFRFVGEFPWNRDNVHPDNDLFDKYLAISPWNDYEKKKARIGLVLKIEKIIYKRIPRAVFIRLFRIAYENFIYKANKDSMKYKINKTM, encoded by the coding sequence ATGAGACTGGACGTATTATATCAGATAAACGATAAATATGCACCTTATTGCGGAGTTTCAATGACCTCGCTATTTGAAAATAACAAGCATATGGAAGAAATAAGAGTTTTCATTCTGGGTGAAAAACTCTCTTCTTCGTCTGAGTCAAAATTCAGATTATTGGCAGCAAAATATAAACGATCTATCTGTTTTATAAATACAGAGAAACTGATGGTAATGATGAGGCAGCTTAAAATGCCTACTTACAGAGGATCCTATGCTGCAAATATGAGACTTTTTCTGCCATATGTACTGGGCGACGATATAGACAGGATTCTTTATCTTGATGCAGATACAATTGTTACCGGCATGCTGGATGAGTTGCTTATAATGCCAATGGAAGGACATCCGCTGGCTATGAGCCTTGATTCTTTGGTCAGAATGCATAAGTCAAGACTAGGGTTTACGCAGGCTGATTATTATTATAATTCCGGAGTCATACTTTTTTCGATGAAGCAATGGCGTGAAATGCGATGCTCGGAAAGAATATGTAATCATGTTAAGAATGTCAGGGCATGGTATCCTTCTCCGGATCAGGATCTTTTGAATGTAGTCCTTAAGGGAGAGATATTAAAGCTTCCGCCTGAATATAACCTGCAGCCGGCATATCTTGCGTTTTCACTGAAGGATTATTTTGCCACCTTCGGTGGGAGAGGATTCTATAAACGCAAGGAGATTCAGGATGCAATTTCGGCTCCTAGAATTTATCATTTCTTCCGTTTTGTGGGTGAATTTCCATGGAACAGGGATAATGTTCATCCGGATAATGATCTATTCGATAAATATCTGGCCATTTCTCCATGGAATGATTATGAAAAGAAAAAGGCCAGAATAGGTCTTGTGTTAAAAATTGAGAAGATCATATATAAGCGAATTCCAAGAGCTGTATTTATAAGGCTTTTTAGAATTGCTTATGAGAATTTTATATACAAAGCAAACAAAGACTCCATGAAATATAAGATTAATAAGACAATGTAA
- a CDS encoding glycosyltransferase yields MKISIIIPVYNTDRNYLSESLESCLNQTISDEVEVIAVNDGSTNGADKLLKEYADRYPALKLIDQKNQGTSVARNSGLEAALGDYIMFVDADDWIEKDCCEKALREAYRTNSDIVFFGYATNYTNREINRVLEKVPEGVFERESLQLAILKGNPALGPVEVGAPWGKLIRASNIREDNIRYTPGLKKGQDTVFVLDLLEHCSTFSYFSYLGYHYRMLGSSVSHRYNSQIINIMEKTLNAYSLFVDKYRKNEIFREAVRRKYYRVVVGEYLMLDFCHPDNKKKYSEKKSGFLSVIDREPYKKLISIVQVSGIYDKIQLFLIRKKSIALLFMIKSFEIFLRSLVIRQFGK; encoded by the coding sequence ATGAAAATATCAATAATAATACCGGTATATAATACCGACAGGAACTATCTTTCGGAATCACTTGAGTCCTGCCTGAATCAGACCATTTCTGATGAGGTAGAAGTAATTGCCGTAAATGATGGTTCAACTAATGGAGCTGATAAGCTTTTAAAAGAATATGCGGATAGATATCCGGCATTAAAACTGATAGATCAAAAAAATCAGGGAACCTCAGTCGCCCGAAACAGCGGATTAGAAGCTGCCTTGGGCGACTATATCATGTTTGTCGATGCAGATGACTGGATAGAAAAGGACTGCTGTGAGAAGGCTTTAAGAGAAGCATACAGAACAAATTCAGATATAGTATTTTTTGGATATGCTACGAATTATACCAACAGAGAGATCAACAGAGTTCTTGAAAAGGTTCCTGAAGGTGTTTTTGAAAGAGAAAGCCTGCAGCTTGCTATTCTTAAAGGAAATCCTGCGCTTGGACCTGTAGAGGTAGGCGCTCCCTGGGGAAAACTCATACGCGCCAGTAACATACGGGAGGATAATATAAGATATACTCCTGGTCTGAAAAAAGGACAGGATACCGTATTTGTACTTGATCTTTTGGAGCATTGTTCGACTTTTTCATACTTCAGTTACCTGGGATATCATTACAGAATGTTGGGAAGTTCTGTAAGTCATCGCTATAATTCTCAAATAATAAATATAATGGAAAAAACTCTTAATGCTTATAGTCTTTTTGTTGATAAATACAGGAAAAATGAAATATTCAGAGAGGCTGTAAGAAGAAAGTATTATAGAGTTGTTGTAGGTGAATACCTTATGCTGGATTTTTGTCATCCTGACAATAAAAAGAAATATTCAGAAAAAAAATCCGGTTTTTTATCAGTCATAGATAGGGAGCCTTATAAAAAGCTTATTTCAATTGTACAGGTATCCGGAATTTATGACAAAATTCAGTTGTTTTTAATAAGAAAAAAATCCATAGCTCTTTTATTTATGATAAAAAGCTTTGAAATTTTTTTGAGAAGTCTCGTTATACGTCAATTCGGAAAATAA
- a CDS encoding MBOAT family O-acyltransferase produces the protein MISMTITSFSFFIFLIIALAVYYIAPAKLQWWVLLVLSVTFYMLAAVPYTIIFLLFTTFIAYIFTRLAVKDVDDNGTPIINPHGSAFVASAIIIIAAVWFLMKGSAYWIQPSAFLHARIPSFPLLTAIPIASAFGMGYYTCQAIGYIVDCYWGSSKPEKNFLKLFLFLSFFPHMTTGPISKYKNLQSLYEPHGFSLERIQRGAQRMLWGFFKCLVVSGRFGSVVNLVYSDPASYEGIWSWLALLAYPMQIYCDFSGSVDIVLGVAELFGVNLPENFNNPFFSESSQEFWQRWHMSLGNWTRDYLMYPVLKNPKTVAFGKKMKKKFGKKISKASTVAIAMFFSWFTMGVWHGNYKYIVGCGLYYWFIMSMSEFMKDKLEWVNKKLSIPVETYGWHLFRKIRTYLIYSISLVFFRADGIGTALNFLKSLFGVFIGKFNPWIFFDGSLTATSLSVVDLNLMIVSLVILYIAARLRDTNGYARNWIEGQGLVLRWSIWILLFVIVILYGNYGPNYSAADFIYQGF, from the coding sequence ATGATATCAATGACAATAACCTCTTTTAGTTTTTTTATATTTTTAATAATAGCTTTGGCGGTGTATTATATTGCACCAGCTAAGCTGCAATGGTGGGTACTGCTCGTCCTAAGTGTAACATTTTACATGCTTGCTGCGGTTCCGTATACAATTATATTTTTACTTTTTACAACATTTATTGCATATATATTTACAAGGCTGGCTGTAAAGGATGTGGATGATAATGGAACACCTATAATTAATCCTCATGGATCTGCATTTGTAGCATCAGCTATCATAATAATTGCAGCAGTTTGGTTTTTGATGAAGGGAAGTGCCTACTGGATACAGCCTTCTGCTTTCCTACATGCGCGGATTCCATCTTTTCCATTGCTGACTGCAATACCGATCGCATCTGCTTTTGGAATGGGATATTATACCTGTCAGGCAATAGGATACATTGTGGATTGTTACTGGGGAAGTTCAAAACCGGAAAAAAACTTTTTAAAGCTCTTTCTCTTTCTTTCATTTTTCCCTCACATGACAACGGGACCGATAAGTAAATATAAAAATCTGCAATCACTTTATGAACCGCATGGATTTTCTCTTGAGAGGATTCAACGAGGAGCCCAGCGCATGCTTTGGGGATTTTTTAAGTGCCTCGTGGTATCGGGTAGATTTGGTTCTGTCGTTAATCTGGTTTATTCTGACCCTGCAAGTTACGAGGGAATATGGAGCTGGCTTGCGCTATTGGCATATCCGATGCAGATATATTGTGACTTTTCAGGAAGCGTAGATATAGTTCTTGGTGTTGCTGAATTATTTGGAGTAAATCTGCCGGAGAATTTTAATAATCCGTTTTTCTCTGAAAGCTCACAGGAATTCTGGCAAAGATGGCATATGTCACTTGGAAACTGGACAAGAGATTATCTCATGTATCCGGTACTCAAAAATCCAAAGACCGTAGCTTTCGGCAAAAAGATGAAGAAAAAGTTCGGGAAGAAGATATCCAAGGCATCAACAGTAGCCATTGCCATGTTTTTTTCATGGTTTACAATGGGAGTGTGGCATGGTAACTATAAATATATAGTCGGATGTGGTCTGTATTATTGGTTTATTATGTCAATGTCAGAGTTTATGAAGGATAAACTTGAATGGGTGAATAAGAAACTGAGTATTCCTGTGGAAACTTATGGATGGCATTTATTCAGAAAGATCAGAACGTATCTGATTTATTCTATTTCACTTGTTTTCTTCAGAGCAGATGGCATTGGAACGGCGTTGAATTTTCTTAAAAGCCTTTTTGGAGTTTTCATAGGAAAGTTTAATCCATGGATATTTTTCGATGGAAGCCTGACAGCGACATCACTTTCAGTCGTAGATTTAAATCTTATGATAGTTTCGTTAGTGATCCTCTATATAGCAGCCAGACTTAGGGATACTAATGGATATGCAAGAAACTGGATCGAGGGACAGGGACTTGTATTAAGATGGTCTATATGGATACTGCTATTTGTGATAGTAATTCTTTACGGAAACTATGGACCGAATTACAGCGCAGCTGATTTTATATATCAGGGATTTTAA